In Bacteroidota bacterium, the genomic window ATATTTATGATGATTATTTGAAAAATCTGAAAAAAAGTATTGAAGACAAAAATATTGAAACATTAAGCAAGTATGCATTAAAATTTGAAGGTGCTTTAAATGCTTTATTTGCAATCGAATCCAAAAAGTTTGCTTATAAATTAAAGATGAAAGGCAGAAGAAATGATACAGAAGGAATTGATGAGTTATTTATTAAATTCAAGGAAGCAGTTGAAAAATTTAATAATGAATTAAAGGTATTTGTTGATAATTTGTAAAAATTTAAAATAATAAAAAATATGAGTGAAGAAATTTTTGATAAAAAGGCGTTTGATAAAACTTATGAATCCCTTGGGAAGGATGCGATAAAGGATGTAATTGATTCATATTTTAATGTTTATGATGAGCTTTTTGGAAATGTAGAAAAAAGCGTGAAAGATGGTGACTTTAAAAAACTGAAATTTTTTGCAAATAAAATGAAGGGTTCTTTGTTTACATTGTTTGGAAAGAAACCTGCAAATATTGCTGAGGAATTATTAAAAAAAGGCATAAATAATAATTCGGAAGGAATTAATGAATTATTTGATGAATTTAAAAAATTAGTATTGCAATATAATATTGAGTTAAAGGAATATGTAGATGAATTGTAAAAATTACATTCCATAAGACAAAAAAACCTGTTCAGCAAAAGTACTGAACAGGTTTTTTTTTATTAAAATAATTAGAAGTTTATTACATAGTCATTTTCCATTTTCCATCAACTTTTTTAAGCTTGTATTTTTCAGTATCATCACTATCATCACCGTACACAATTTTCATTTCTACTTTTGCACTTTCTCCGTCTTCTGCAATTTCTTCACTGATAATCTCCATTGATTTGATTCCCTTTTTTTGTTCTAATGCTGTTACTGACATTTGAAGAAGACCTGTTATTTTTGCATTTT contains:
- a CDS encoding DUF4878 domain-containing protein; this translates as MKKFKSILSILTTILLFTAMSCGGGGGNAPGDVIKSVMTNLDKGNIDKAIDDLYTGDKEMTDEENAKITGLLQMSVTALEQKKGIKSMEIISEEIAEDGESAKVEMKIVYGDDSDDTEKYKLKKVDGKWKMTM